A genome region from Arachis duranensis cultivar V14167 chromosome 8, aradu.V14167.gnm2.J7QH, whole genome shotgun sequence includes the following:
- the LOC107462578 gene encoding protein CUP-SHAPED COTYLEDON 2 translates to MDSFYHHHNHHFDNSDTHLPPGFRFHPTDEELITYYLVKKVLDNTFTGRAIAEVDLNKCEPWELPEKAKMGEKEWYFFSLRDRKYPTGLRTNRATEAGYWKATGKDREIYSSKTCALVGMKKTLVFYRGRAPKGEKSNWVMHEYRLEGKFAYHYLSRSSKDEWVISRVFQKTTTGGGGGGGGGGSAVSTTAGGSKKAKMSTSTTSTMSFCPEPSSPSSVYLPPLLDSSPYTTATTGSVTSAAAAYDGRQSSSFDNNNNNNDSTREHVSCFSTISNNFVNGFFDLAPMDSFARFQRNNNVGVSAFPSLRSLQDNLQINPLFFSAAAAQPLHGGELHAAGTWPVPDDQRVAEAAAAGMALGHSELDCMWGY, encoded by the exons ATGGACAGCTTCTACCACCACCATAACCACCACTTTGACAACAGCGACACTCACTTGCCACCTGGATTCCGATTCCACCCCACCGATGAAGAACTCATCACCTACTACCTCGTCAAGAAGGTTCTCGACAACACCTTCACCGGAAGAGCCATAGCTGAAGTTGACCTCAACAAGTGTGAGCCATGGGAGCTCCCTG AGAAAGCGAAGATGGGTGAGAAAGAATGGTACTTCTTCAGCTTAAGGGACAGGAAGTACCCAACTGGGTTGCGCACAAATAGAGCGACGGAAGCTGGGTACTGGAAAGCCACTGGAAAAGACAGAGAGATCTACAGCTCCAAGACTTGTGCTCTTGTTGGAATGAAGAAGACACTTGTTTTCTACAGAGGAAGAGCTCCCAAGGGTGAGAAGAGCAACTGGGTGATGCATGAGTATCGGCTTGAAGGCAAATTTGCATACCATTATCTCTCTAGAAGCTCCAAG gatgAGTGGGTGATTTCTCGTGTGTTCCAGAAGACAACCACCGGGggtggtggtggaggtggaggtggaggCTCAGCCGTGTCAACCACCGCCGGCGGGTCCAAGAAGGCGAAAATGAGCACTTCCACCACTTCTACAATGAGCTTCTGCCCTGAACCAAGTTCTCCCTCTTCGGTTTACCTTCCACCACTTCTCGACTCTTCACCTTACACTACCGCCACCACCGGCTCCGTCACCTCCGCCGCCGCAGCATACGACGGCCGCCAGAGCTCCTCCTtcgacaacaacaacaacaacaacgatAGCACAAGGGAGCACGTGTCCTGTTTCTCCACAATCTCCAACAACTTTGTCAATGGGTTCTTCGATCTTGCTCCTATGGATTCCTTCGCTCGATTCCAAAGAAACAACAATGTCGGTGTTTCTGCATTCCCAAGTCTAAGGTCGCTGCAAGATAACCTTCAAATTAACCCTTTGTTTTTCTCCGCCGCAGCGGCGCAGCCTCTCCACGGCGGCGAGCTTCACGCCGCGGGGACCTGGCCGGTGCCGGATGATCAGAGGGTTGCCGAGGCTGCTGCCGCCGGCATGGCTTTGGGACATTCCGAGCTTGATTGCATGTGGGGCTATTGA
- the LOC107462591 gene encoding pumilio homolog 2, with the protein MLSELGRRPMLGGNEGSFGDDLEKEIGMLLREQRRQEAHDRERELNLYRSGSAPPTVEGSLSAVGGLFGGSSSGGSGAGVGGASAAAAFSEFSRAKNGNGFASEEEMRSDPAYLSYYYSNVNLNPRLPPPLLSKEDWRFSQRLKSGASALGGIGDRRKVNRTDDNGGRSLLATPPGFNLRKQENEVDNEKMGGSSEWGGDGLIGLPGLGLGTKQKSLAEIFQDDMGRSTPVSGFPSRPASRNAYDENADTISAAEAELAHLRRDSSAADVLRPGSNLQGSSCVQNIGSQSSYTYAAALGSSMSRSTTPDPQHLARAPSPCPTPIGGGRVAAAEKRGITSPDAYNGVSTGNESADIVAALSGMNLSADDVLDGDNHFQSQVESEVDNHRRYLFGMQGGQDHGKQHAYFKKSESGHLQKSSYSESVKSSVTGSDINSLAFDRQIDQQKSGVPSNKSYFKGSPTSPFSSSGGMPVQYQPLDGTNPSFTNYSMSGYAGNPALASLMANQLGTANLPPLLENVAAASAMGAPGMDSRILGGGLPSGVPTPADVHSHGRLGNQIAGGALQSPFIDPGYLQYMRTSDYAAAQLAALNDPSMDRNYLGNSYVNMLELQKAYLGTVLSPPKSQYNVPLGGKSGGSNHHGYYGNSPYGVGLSYPGSPLANSLSNSPVGSGSPIRHNDLNMRFASGIRNLTGVMGGWHLDAGNVDESIAASLLEEFKSNKTKCFELAEIAGHVVDFSADQYGSRFIQQKLETATTEEKNMVYQEIMPQAVNLMTDVFGNYVVQKFFEHGLASQRRELANKLFGNVLSLSLQMYGCRVIQKAIEVVDLDQKIKMVQELDGNVMRCVRDQNGNHVIQKCIECVPEDAINFIVSTFFGQVVALSTHPYGCRVIQRVLEHCNDPNTQQKVMDEILGAVSMLAQDQYGNYVVQHVLEHGKPDERSAIIKELAGKIVQMSQQKFASNVVEKCLTFGGPSERQLLVNEMLGSTDENEPLQAMMKDQFANYVVQKVLETCDDQQRELILSRIKVHLNALKKYTYGKHIVARVEKLVAAGERRIAAQSPHPAA; encoded by the exons ATGTTATCTGAATTGGGAAGGAGGCCGATGCTTGGTGGTAACGAGGGTTCATTTGGTGATGACTTAGAAAAAGAGATTGGGATGTTGCTTCGTGAACAAAGAAGACAAGAGGCTCATGATCGCGAGAGGGAGCTCAATTTGTACAGGAGTGGATCAGCACCTCCAACTGTTGAGGGTTCTCTGAGTGCTGTTGGAGGGTTATTTGGCGGCAGTAGTAGCGGTGGTTCAGGCGCAGGTGTGGGGGGTGCTTCTGCTGCTGCAGCCTTTTCGGAGTTTTCCAGAGCTAAGAATGGTAATGGTTTTGCTTCCGAGGAAGAGATGAGGTCTGATCCAGCTTATCTATCTTATTACTATTCAAATGTTAATTTGAATCCTCGGCTTCCGCCTCCTTTGCTGTCAAAGGAAGATTGGAGGTTCTCACAGAGGCTAAAAAGTGGAGCTTCTGCTCTGGGCGGAATTGGAGATAGGAGGAAAGTGAACAGGACTGATGATAATGGCGGTAGATCTTTGCTTGCAACACCACCGGGTTTTAACTTAAGGAAACAAGAAAATGAGGTGGATAACGAAAAAATGGGAGGCTCTTCTGAGTGGGGTGGTGATGGACTCATTGGTTTGCCTGGTCTGGGACTTGGGACCAAACAGAAGAGCCTTGCAGAAATTTTTCAG GATGATATGGGACGCAGCACACCTGTTAGTGGCTTTCCTTCTCGTCCAGCCAGCCGTAATGCATACGATGAGAATGCTGATACCATAAGTGCTGCTGAAGCAGAACTTGCTCATTTACGGCGTGATTCTTCTGCCGCTGATGTTTTAAGACCAGGATCAAATCTTCAGGGGTCATCTTGCGTCCAAAATATTGGCTCTCAGTCTTCATATACTTATGCTGCTGCACTAGGTTCTTCCATGTCACGAAGTACTACTCCTGATCCGCAGCATCTAGCTAGGGCTCCCAGTCCATGCCCCACGCCTATCGGTGGCGGGAGAGTTGCCGCTGCTGAGAAGAGAGGCATTACAAGTCCTGATGCATATAATGGTGTTTCCACTGGGAATGAGTCTGCTGATATTGTGGCTGCACTATCCGGCATGAACTTGTCAGCAGATGATGTGCTAGATGGTGATAACCATTTCCAATCACAAGTTGAGTCAGAGGTTGATAATCATCGGAGATATCTTTTCGGTATGCAAGGTGGCCAGGATCATGGCAAGCAGCATGCATATTTTAAAAAGTCTGAATCCGGGCACTTGCAGAAATCATCCTATTCTGAGTCAGTTAAGAGCAGTGTGACTGGATCAGACATCAACAGTCTGGCCTTTGATAGGCAAATTGATCAACAGAAATCTGGTGTTCCTTCCAATAAGTCATATTTCAAGGGATCACCTACTTCCCCTTTTAGTTCTAGTGGTGGTATGCCAGTTCAATACCAGCCCTTGGATGGTACAAATCCATCATTTACCAACTACAGCATGAGTGGGTATGCTGGAAATCCTGCACTGGCTTCCTTGATGGCTAATCAACTTGGAACTGCTAATCTGCCACCCCTTCTTGAAAACGTTGCTGCAGCTTCAGCAATGGGAGCCCCTGGAATGGACTCGAGAATTCTTGGAGGTGGTTTGCCTTCTGGAGTTCCCACCCCAGCTGATGTGCATAGTCATGGTCGGCTTGGAAATCAAATTGCAGGTGGTGCTCTGCAGTCTCCTTTCATTGATCCCGGGTATCTTCAGTACATGAGGACATCTGATTATGCGGCAGCACAACTTGCTGCTCTTAATGACCCCTCTATGGACAGGAACTACTTAGGTAACTCTTACGTGAATATGCTTGAGCTTCAGAAAGCTTATCTTGGGACGGTGCTTTCTCCACCGAAGTCACAATATAATGTTCCACTGGGTGGCAAGTCTGGTGGTTCTAATCATCATGGTTATTATGGAAATTCTCCATATGGTGTCGGCTTGTCTTACCCTGGAAGTCCACTAGCAAATTCTTTATCCAATTCTCCTGTTGGATCTGGCAGTCCTATTAGACACAATGACCTAAATATGCGCTTTGCATCTGGAATAAGGAATTTAACTGGGGTCATGGGAGGTTGGCATCTGGATGCTGGAAACGTGGATGAAAGCATTGCTGCTTCTCTGTTGGAAGAGTTTAAAAGCAATAAAACAAAGTGTTTTGAGCTTGCTGAAATTGCTGGTCATGTCGTCGACTTCAG TGCTGATCAATATGGGAGCCGATTTATTCAACAAAAGCTTGAAACAGCTACTACAGAAGAAAAAAACATGGTGTATCAGGAAATCATGCCACAAGCTGTTAATTTGATGACTGATGTCTTTGGTAACTATGTTGTTCAAAAG TTTTTTGAGCATGGACTTGCATCCCAGAGAAGAGAATTGGCCAACAAGCTTTTTGGTAATGTTCTGAGTCTCAGCCTTCAAATGTATGGTTGTCGGGTCATCCAAAAG GCTATAGAGGTTGTTGATTTAGaccaaaagataaaaatggTTCAAGAGCTTGATGGTAATGTCATGCGCTGTGTTCGAGATCAAAATGGTAATCATGTCATTCAGAAGTGTATAGAATGTGTCCCTGAGGATGCAATCAACTTTATTGTCTCAACCTTTTTTGGTCAAGTTGTGGCATTATCAACCCACCCATATGGCTGCCGGGTGATACAG AGAGTACTGGAGCACTGCAATGACCCTAATACACAACAAAAAGTCATGGATGAGATTTTAGGTGCTGTTAGCATGTTAGCGCAAGATCAGTATGGAAACTACGTCGTCCag CATGTACTAGAACATGGGAAGCCTGATGAACGTTCAGCCATTATCAAAGAATTAGCAGGCAAGATAGTTCAAATGAGTCAACagaagtttgcctcaaacgttgttGAGAAGTGTTTGACCTTTGGAGGTCCTTCTGAACGCCAATTACTTGTGAATGAGATGCTTGGATCAACAGATGAAAATGAGCCTCTTCAG GCAATGATGAAAGATCAATTTGCAAATTATGTCGTGCAAAAGGTGCTCGAGACTTGCGATGACCAACAGCGTGAGCTAATCCTTTCGCGAATTAAAGTCCATTTAAATGCACTGAAGAAGTACACCTACGGAAAGCATATTGTTGCCCGTGTAGAGAAACTTGTTGCCGCCGGAG AAAGGAGAATTGCTGCACAGTCTCCTCATCCTGCTGCTTAG
- the LOC107462582 gene encoding uncharacterized protein LOC107462582, which yields MASAIAIAHFCPGRGLTLSCYKRNRFHLHHLRFSSTSLSHAVFSRGYLSTEMFTRPKVHPIICMAKRYAPNTTKRKRLSRKRGGDPDKKRHRRRKGSKKKLFKIIRLVSAAGTGFFYAKKKSRRIHKIDLKKYDPKVKLHVLFTEAK from the exons ATGGCGTCTGCAATAGCTATAGCACATTTTTGTCCAGGAAGAGGCTTAACTCTTTCTTGCTACAAAAGAAATCGTTTCCACCTTCATCATCTTCGtttttcttctacttctctCTCCCATGCTGTCTTCTCCAGAG GTTACTTGTCAACTGAGATGTTTACAAGGCCAAAAGTTCACCCCATTATTTGCATGGCCAAAAGATACGCACCAAACACCACAAAGAGAAAG AGATTGAGTAGAAAGAGGGGAGGTGACCCTGACAAGAAGAGACACAGGAGAAGGAAGGGGTCCAAGAAGAAGCTTTTCAAGATCATCAGGCTTGTCTCAGCAGCTGGGACTGGATTCTTCTATGCCAAGAAGAAGAGCAGGAGGATTCACAAGATTGACCTCAAGAAATATGATCCAAAGGTGAAGCTCCATGTCCTCTTCACAGAAGCCAAATGA